From Microlunatus capsulatus, a single genomic window includes:
- a CDS encoding YceI family protein: MTAELVGTGLVAGTWTVDPSHSTVGFTVRHLMSKVRGTFADFSGTIVTTGDPTASTVEVAITSASVTTNNEQRDGHLRSTDFFDAEAGQQLVFVSTGVTEGPDGHVIVGDLTINGRTRPVELAAEFLGVAVDAYGVTRLGAEATTSISRKEFGVDFNVPLEGGKLLIGDKIDISLEIEAVLA, from the coding sequence ATGACCGCAGAGCTCGTCGGAACCGGCCTGGTGGCCGGCACCTGGACCGTCGACCCCAGCCACTCCACCGTCGGCTTCACCGTCCGGCACCTGATGAGCAAGGTGCGCGGCACCTTCGCGGACTTCTCCGGCACGATCGTCACCACCGGCGACCCGACCGCCAGCACCGTCGAGGTCGCCATCACCAGCGCCTCGGTCACCACCAACAACGAGCAGCGCGACGGCCACCTGCGCTCGACCGACTTCTTCGACGCCGAGGCGGGCCAGCAGCTGGTCTTCGTCTCCACCGGCGTCACCGAGGGCCCGGACGGCCACGTCATCGTCGGCGACCTGACCATCAACGGCCGCACCCGCCCCGTCGAGCTGGCCGCGGAGTTCCTCGGCGTGGCCGTCGACGCCTACGGCGTCACCCGGCTGGGGGCCGAGGCCACCACCTCGATCAGCCGCAAGGAGTTCGGCGTCGACTTCAACGTCCCGCTCGAGGGCGGCAAGCTGCTCATCGGCGACAAGATCGACATCAGCCTCGAGATCGAGGCCGTCCTCGCCTGA
- a CDS encoding MarR family winged helix-turn-helix transcriptional regulator, whose translation MPRVQTAPRWLDVEQQKVWRAYLLGSARLAERLDADLREFGLDLGEYEILVTLSEAPDRRVRMSELAEAVHQSRSRLTHTVSRMENAGLVDRASCPTDRRGVWAHLSDEGFRLLEVAAPTHVEAVRRHFVEAMTPEDYAAVGRGFSAVLATTED comes from the coding sequence ATGCCCCGCGTCCAGACCGCTCCCCGTTGGCTCGACGTCGAGCAGCAGAAGGTCTGGCGGGCCTACCTGCTGGGCAGCGCCCGCCTCGCCGAGCGGCTCGACGCCGACCTGCGCGAGTTCGGCCTGGACCTCGGGGAGTACGAGATCCTCGTCACCCTGTCCGAGGCCCCGGACCGCCGGGTGCGGATGTCCGAGCTGGCCGAGGCCGTGCACCAGTCCCGCTCCCGGCTGACCCACACCGTCTCCCGGATGGAGAACGCCGGGCTGGTCGACCGCGCCAGCTGCCCGACCGACCGACGCGGCGTCTGGGCCCACCTGAGCGACGAGGGCTTCCGGCTGCTCGAGGTGGCCGCCCCCACCCACGTCGAGGCGGTCCGCCGCCACTTCGTCGAGGCCATGACGCCGGAGGACTACGCCGCCGTCGGCCGCGGCTTCAGCGCCGTCCTCGCCACCACCGAGGACTGA